Proteins found in one Nitrospiria bacterium genomic segment:
- a CDS encoding cobalamin-dependent protein (Presence of a B(12) (cobalamin)-binding domain implies dependence on cobalamin itself, in one of its several forms, or in some unusual lineages, dependence on a cobalamin-like analog.) — translation MALIQLESAKKAKKLLLLIDPYPEDNPYRINPSEMQAIWFPKLSLPVIASRTPKTWDVRIVDESRTIVRKDLIDAVIRERGAENLFVGLSTQMTCYTQRAYEIADQFRARGVKVCLGGTHATYLPEEAKLHADAVVKFEADEIWHNVVADFERGALQPFYEMGPYPTMENYVHPRIDLLPSGCYMTNQCLQTTRGCHFDCEFCSVSPFNGKSSRRRSIDDIIAEIQHIKEWRRNQLVEKMIRGPVWHRIGTGLRILTGIEDGTIFAFVDDLHNSNRDYCKKLWTALKELNIKWGAQCTLFLGNDPDMVKLAAESGCVSMFVGLESINQDVLTEMNKGFNQDKRYEDQIRCFHDHGIMVNPGIIFGSDADDESVFENTIEFLIKCRVELAYINISTPLPGTALFERLKAEGRIFDWDWSKYDGKHVVYHPKRMTPEVLQEGFFWANRQFFSIPSISTRMSATNQRFLARWVMNWRFRQLIRRTCPAGHLSPLAKTLKKLHVELPSIDTGNLIPNALSAVKTSVKEATTQIDRYLKMKVKKHEGLTTLMIELEGTLDRFNVAEVKKRILKAANKAKMDIVINFEHLKYAAPEAISALLDWRPLKHLAPKVRVKVMNLKNSFRETVDHIALRGREISKEDLSKPNYA, via the coding sequence GCTCCTGATCGATCCTTATCCGGAGGATAATCCCTACCGGATCAACCCCTCCGAAATGCAGGCGATCTGGTTCCCGAAACTGTCGCTGCCCGTCATCGCGTCACGGACCCCCAAAACCTGGGACGTCCGAATCGTGGACGAGAGCCGAACGATCGTCCGGAAGGATCTGATCGACGCCGTGATCCGGGAGCGGGGGGCCGAGAACCTCTTTGTGGGCCTTTCGACGCAGATGACCTGCTATACCCAACGGGCCTACGAGATCGCGGACCAGTTCCGGGCGCGGGGCGTCAAGGTCTGCCTGGGCGGAACCCATGCCACCTACCTGCCCGAAGAGGCGAAGCTTCACGCGGATGCGGTCGTGAAGTTCGAGGCCGACGAGATCTGGCACAACGTCGTCGCGGATTTCGAGCGCGGCGCCCTTCAGCCGTTTTATGAAATGGGACCTTATCCGACGATGGAGAACTACGTCCATCCCCGGATCGATCTCCTTCCGAGCGGCTGCTACATGACGAATCAGTGCCTCCAGACGACGCGCGGCTGCCATTTTGACTGCGAGTTCTGCAGCGTCTCCCCCTTCAACGGTAAGAGCTCCCGCCGCCGGTCGATCGACGACATCATCGCCGAAATCCAGCATATCAAGGAATGGCGACGGAACCAGCTCGTGGAGAAAATGATCCGGGGACCCGTCTGGCACCGGATCGGAACCGGCCTGCGGATCTTAACCGGGATCGAGGACGGGACGATCTTCGCCTTCGTGGACGACCTCCACAACTCGAACCGCGACTACTGCAAAAAGCTCTGGACCGCCTTGAAGGAGCTGAACATCAAATGGGGGGCCCAGTGCACGCTGTTCCTGGGGAACGATCCGGACATGGTGAAGCTGGCGGCCGAGAGCGGCTGCGTCTCGATGTTCGTCGGGCTGGAGTCGATCAATCAGGACGTCCTGACCGAGATGAACAAGGGGTTCAATCAGGACAAACGCTACGAGGACCAGATCCGGTGTTTCCATGATCACGGCATCATGGTCAACCCCGGGATCATCTTCGGATCGGACGCGGACGACGAGTCGGTCTTCGAGAACACGATCGAGTTCCTGATCAAGTGCCGCGTGGAGCTGGCCTACATCAATATCTCGACCCCGCTGCCCGGGACGGCGCTGTTCGAGCGGCTGAAGGCCGAGGGCCGCATCTTCGACTGGGACTGGTCCAAATACGACGGCAAGCATGTCGTTTATCACCCGAAACGGATGACGCCCGAAGTTTTGCAGGAGGGCTTTTTCTGGGCCAACCGCCAGTTCTTTTCGATCCCCTCGATCTCCACCCGGATGTCCGCCACAAACCAGCGGTTCCTCGCGCGCTGGGTCATGAACTGGCGGTTCCGGCAGCTCATCCGACGGACCTGTCCCGCGGGCCACTTGTCTCCCCTGGCCAAGACCTTGAAGAAACTCCATGTGGAGCTCCCCTCGATCGACACGGGGAACCTGATTCCCAACGCCTTGAGCGCGGTGAAGACCTCGGTCAAGGAAGCGACGACCCAGATCGATCGTTATCTCAAGATGAAGGTGAAAAAGCACGAGGGATTGACCACCCTGATGATCGAGCTGGAAGGCACGCTGGACCGCTTCAACGTCGCCGAGGTGAAGAAACGGATCCTGAAGGCGGCGAACAAGGCCAAGATGGACATCGTGATTAACTTTGAACACTTAAAATACGCCGCGCCCGAAGCGATCTCGGCTCTGCTGGACTGGCGGCCGCTCAAGCATCTGGCCCCCAAGGTGCGGGTCAAGGTGATGAATTTGAAAAACTCCTTCAGGGAGACGGTGGATC